A genomic window from Blastococcus saxobsidens DD2 includes:
- the hemC gene encoding hydroxymethylbilane synthase, translated as MTATDLQTTTAAAAGSSAPLRLGTRASVLARTQSQAVADALTAATGVPVELVLISTEGDRSSASIAQLGATGVFVAAIRRALLDGEVDLAVHSYKDLPTAPEPGISLAAVPAREDPRDALVARDGLTLGELPPGSRIGTGAPRRVAQLRALGLGLEIVPIRGNVDTRLGRVAGSAGGPGDLDAVVLARAGLSRIDRAHLITETLDPIQVLPAPAQGALAVECRSSDARTRELLGRLEDTAVRACVVAERATLATLEAGCSAPVAAYAEIAEGETGPELFLRASVTALDGSDAVRGSLTRPLADAAALGRALAADLLDRGAASLMAVGR; from the coding sequence ATGACCGCCACCGACCTGCAGACCACCACCGCCGCCGCCGCGGGCAGCTCCGCCCCGCTGCGGCTGGGAACCCGCGCCAGCGTGCTGGCCCGGACCCAGTCCCAGGCGGTCGCCGACGCGCTCACGGCGGCCACCGGGGTGCCGGTCGAGCTGGTGCTCATCAGCACCGAGGGCGACCGGTCGTCCGCCTCGATCGCCCAGCTGGGCGCCACCGGCGTCTTCGTGGCGGCCATCCGCCGGGCCCTCCTCGACGGCGAGGTCGACCTCGCGGTGCACAGCTACAAGGACCTGCCGACCGCCCCGGAGCCGGGCATCAGCCTGGCGGCGGTGCCGGCGCGTGAGGACCCCCGCGACGCACTCGTGGCCCGCGACGGGCTCACGCTCGGCGAGCTGCCGCCGGGATCGCGGATCGGCACCGGCGCCCCCCGCCGCGTCGCCCAGCTGCGCGCCCTCGGGCTCGGGCTGGAGATCGTGCCGATCCGGGGCAACGTCGACACCCGGCTCGGCCGGGTGGCCGGGTCGGCCGGCGGGCCGGGTGACCTGGACGCCGTGGTCCTGGCGCGCGCCGGCCTCAGCCGCATCGACCGGGCGCACCTGATCACCGAGACGCTCGATCCGATCCAGGTGCTGCCCGCACCCGCGCAGGGCGCGCTGGCCGTGGAGTGCCGGAGCAGCGATGCCCGCACCCGCGAGCTGCTGGGCCGGCTCGAGGACACCGCGGTCCGCGCCTGCGTGGTGGCCGAGCGGGCCACGCTGGCCACGCTCGAGGCCGGCTGCAGCGCACCGGTCGCCGCCTACGCCGAGATCGCCGAGGGCGAGACCGGCCCGGAGCTGTTCCTCCGGGCCTCGGTGACCGCCCTCGACGGCAGCGACGCCGTCCGCGGCTCGCTCACCCGCCCGCTGGCCGACGCCGCGGCGCTCGGCCGCGCCCTGGCCGCCGACCTGCTCGACCGTGGTGCGGCGTCCCTCATGGCCGTGGGTCGATGA
- a CDS encoding glutamyl-tRNA reductase — MTLLAVGVSHQTAPVALLEQFAMDADDRVKALHELLESDHVTEALVLATCNRVEVFAEVERFHGGVTDVSRVLARQAGATVEELSPYVTVHYEDQAVAHLFTVAAGLDSMVVGETQVLGQLRAAYAVAREEGAVGRALHPVAQRALRVGKRVHSETGIDRAGASLVSVALDRAESRIGALAGRPVLVVGAGSMGALAATTLARRGADVVVSSRTEASAERLADAVGGRPAPMAHVGAELAAADVLLTCTGASGLVIGTDTVTAAMGDRADRPLVVIDLALPRDVDPGVAALPGVHVVDLALLQGERNTALLQGERREDGAAATPVAADDIAAARAMIEAETALLRAERRAAEVAPTVSALRSQAADVVDAELLRLAGRLPDLDARARAEIARTVRRVVDKLLHEPTVRVKELAATPGGTDYAGALRALFGLGIDADVTPGAGRLADAVTVDPDRPGGPA; from the coding sequence ATGACCCTCCTCGCGGTGGGCGTGAGCCACCAGACCGCCCCGGTCGCGCTGCTCGAGCAGTTCGCCATGGACGCCGACGACCGGGTCAAGGCCCTGCACGAGCTGCTCGAGAGCGACCATGTCACCGAGGCGCTCGTGCTCGCGACCTGCAACCGGGTCGAGGTCTTCGCCGAGGTCGAGCGCTTCCACGGCGGGGTGACCGACGTCAGCCGGGTGCTGGCCCGGCAGGCCGGCGCCACGGTCGAGGAGCTGTCCCCGTACGTCACCGTGCACTACGAGGACCAGGCCGTCGCGCACCTGTTCACGGTGGCCGCCGGGCTGGACTCGATGGTCGTCGGCGAGACGCAGGTGCTGGGCCAGCTGCGCGCGGCCTACGCGGTCGCCCGCGAGGAGGGCGCCGTCGGCCGCGCCCTCCACCCGGTCGCCCAGCGGGCGCTGCGGGTGGGCAAGCGGGTCCACTCCGAGACGGGGATCGACCGGGCCGGCGCCTCGCTGGTTTCGGTCGCCCTCGACCGCGCCGAGTCGCGGATCGGCGCCCTGGCCGGCCGCCCGGTGCTGGTGGTCGGGGCGGGTTCCATGGGCGCGCTGGCCGCCACCACGCTGGCCCGTCGCGGCGCCGACGTGGTCGTGAGCAGTCGCACCGAGGCGTCGGCGGAGCGGCTCGCCGATGCGGTGGGCGGTCGCCCCGCACCCATGGCGCACGTGGGCGCGGAGCTGGCCGCCGCCGACGTCCTCCTCACCTGCACCGGCGCCTCCGGCCTGGTGATCGGCACCGACACGGTCACCGCCGCCATGGGCGACCGGGCCGACCGGCCGCTCGTGGTCATCGACCTGGCGCTGCCCCGGGACGTCGACCCGGGCGTCGCCGCGCTGCCGGGCGTGCACGTGGTGGACCTGGCCCTTCTGCAGGGCGAGCGGAACACCGCCCTCCTGCAGGGCGAGCGGCGGGAGGACGGCGCCGCGGCGACCCCGGTCGCCGCCGACGACATCGCCGCCGCACGCGCCATGATCGAGGCCGAGACGGCGCTGCTGCGCGCCGAGCGGCGGGCGGCCGAGGTGGCGCCGACCGTCTCCGCGCTGCGCAGCCAGGCCGCCGATGTCGTCGACGCCGAGCTGCTGCGCCTGGCCGGCCGGCTCCCCGACCTCGACGCCCGGGCCCGCGCGGAGATCGCCCGCACGGTGCGCCGCGTCGTCGACAAGCTGCTGCACGAGCCGACGGTCCGGGTGAAGGAGCTGGCCGCGACTCCTGGCGGCACCGACTACGCCGGAGCGCTGCGGGCGCTGTTCGGCCTGGGCATCGACGCCGACGTCACCCCGGGGGCCGGCCGGCTGGCCGACGCCGTCACCGTCGACCCCGACCGACCGGGAGGCCCGGCATGA
- a CDS encoding redox-sensing transcriptional repressor Rex, producing MIQPRLRTIPEATVARLAVYLRVLAGFADGGRTTVSSGELASAAGVNPAGLRKDLSHLGSCGVRGVGYDVRALRERIARVLGAEQSRACVLVGLGNLGTALADYAGFGSRGFRFTGLFDAAPDRVGERIGGLTVQPMTELEATVTGTGVSIGVIATPAEVAQQICERLTAAGVRSILNFAPVTLTAPAGVDVRQVDLSVELQVLAFLGQQRAVPAGEVSA from the coding sequence GTGATCCAGCCGCGGCTCCGGACCATCCCGGAAGCCACCGTCGCTCGTCTGGCCGTGTACCTGCGGGTGCTCGCCGGCTTCGCCGACGGCGGCCGGACCACCGTCTCCTCCGGCGAGCTCGCCTCGGCCGCCGGCGTGAACCCCGCCGGTCTGCGCAAGGACCTGTCCCACCTCGGCTCCTGCGGCGTGCGCGGGGTGGGCTACGACGTGCGGGCACTGCGCGAGCGGATCGCCCGGGTGCTCGGTGCCGAGCAGTCCCGCGCCTGCGTGCTCGTCGGCCTCGGCAACCTCGGCACCGCGCTCGCCGACTACGCGGGCTTCGGCAGCCGGGGCTTCCGGTTCACCGGCCTGTTCGATGCCGCCCCCGACCGCGTCGGTGAGCGCATCGGTGGTCTCACCGTGCAGCCCATGACCGAGCTGGAGGCGACCGTGACCGGCACGGGGGTCTCCATCGGGGTCATCGCGACGCCCGCGGAGGTCGCGCAGCAGATCTGCGAGCGGCTGACCGCGGCCGGGGTGCGCAGCATCCTCAACTTCGCGCCGGTGACGCTGACCGCGCCGGCGGGGGTCGACGTCCGGCAGGTCGACCTCTCCGTCGAGCTGCAGGTGCTGGCCTTCCTCGGTCAGCAGCGGGCCGTGCCCGCGGGGGAGGTGTCGGCATGA
- a CDS encoding glutaredoxin family protein — MAEPRLQLLGRDGCHLCLTATEQLVPIAAQAGLEVHQVDVDSDPELQADYGDRVPVLLLDGREHSYFTLDVPRLRRDLGLA; from the coding sequence ATGGCTGAGCCACGGCTGCAGCTGCTCGGCCGCGACGGCTGCCATCTCTGCCTGACCGCCACCGAGCAGCTCGTGCCGATCGCCGCCCAGGCCGGGCTCGAGGTGCACCAGGTCGACGTCGACAGCGATCCGGAGCTGCAAGCCGACTACGGCGACCGGGTGCCGGTGCTGCTCCTCGACGGCCGCGAGCACTCCTACTTCACCCTGGACGTGCCCCGCCTGCGCCGGGACCTCGGCCTGGCCTGA
- a CDS encoding AMP-binding protein yields the protein MSEAGTSLAALVRAAAGRDPGAPAVVVGDRRLTWGELDAAADRVAAGYAGRGLTHGERVAVQLPNGLDWLRAVLGALRAGLVVVPVNTAYTDPELEHVLVDSGAALLVAASDRDELAGVPVCPGPPEAEGPPVAVADDPEALAFLCYTSGTTGLPRGAMLTSAALRANQEQCLAMTPPPVRPDDRVLLVLPLFHVYGLNAGFGLVAATGACAVLQESFDPRLSLEVMAEEQVTAVPGAPPMYQAWLAAADATTLEDPAHPDAALRRGFAAVRIASAGAAPLPEEVWTAMRERAAVTVWEGYGLTEAAPVVASTLATGRPKPACIGGPVPGLELTLRDTATIGTVPVDLPADADGSAVADHDEDPGDAEEGPGEIWVRGPNLFSGYWPDGADGPGADGWLRTGDLAYRDADGDLHLVDRRSDLILVSGFNVYPAEVERVLDQHPAVVESAVIGVPDPRTGAAVRAVVVLTPGRQLTIDELQEHAAQSLARYKVPSSVYFLPSLPHSLTGKVSRARLRELGLTGADGAAVPVATGGPADG from the coding sequence GTGTCCGAGGCAGGCACCTCGCTGGCCGCGCTGGTCCGGGCCGCCGCCGGGCGGGACCCCGGCGCACCGGCGGTGGTGGTCGGCGACCGGCGGCTCACCTGGGGCGAGCTGGACGCGGCGGCCGACCGGGTCGCCGCCGGTTACGCCGGCCGCGGGCTGACGCACGGGGAGCGGGTCGCCGTCCAGTTGCCGAACGGGCTGGACTGGCTGCGTGCCGTGCTGGGTGCGCTGCGGGCCGGGCTGGTGGTCGTGCCGGTGAACACCGCCTACACCGACCCGGAGCTCGAGCACGTCCTCGTCGACTCCGGCGCGGCGCTGCTGGTGGCCGCCTCGGACCGCGACGAGCTCGCCGGGGTGCCGGTCTGCCCGGGACCGCCCGAGGCCGAGGGACCGCCGGTCGCGGTGGCCGACGACCCGGAGGCGCTGGCCTTCCTCTGCTACACCAGCGGCACCACCGGCCTGCCGCGCGGGGCGATGCTCACCTCAGCCGCCCTGCGGGCCAACCAGGAGCAGTGCCTGGCCATGACCCCACCGCCGGTCCGGCCCGACGACCGGGTGCTGCTGGTGCTGCCGCTCTTCCACGTCTACGGCCTCAACGCCGGGTTCGGGCTGGTCGCCGCCACCGGCGCCTGCGCCGTCCTGCAGGAGAGCTTCGATCCCCGGCTCTCGCTGGAGGTCATGGCAGAGGAGCAGGTGACCGCGGTGCCCGGGGCCCCGCCGATGTACCAGGCATGGCTCGCCGCCGCCGACGCGACCACCCTCGAAGACCCCGCCCACCCCGATGCCGCGCTCCGCCGGGGGTTCGCCGCCGTCCGGATCGCGTCGGCCGGTGCCGCCCCGCTGCCCGAGGAGGTCTGGACGGCGATGCGCGAGCGCGCCGCCGTCACAGTATGGGAGGGCTACGGCCTGACCGAGGCCGCGCCGGTGGTGGCCAGCACGCTGGCCACCGGGCGGCCCAAGCCGGCCTGCATCGGCGGGCCGGTGCCGGGGCTCGAGCTCACCCTGCGGGACACCGCCACGATCGGGACCGTGCCCGTGGATCTCCCCGCCGACGCGGACGGCTCCGCCGTCGCGGACCACGACGAGGACCCCGGTGACGCCGAGGAGGGTCCCGGCGAGATCTGGGTGCGCGGCCCCAACCTTTTCTCCGGCTACTGGCCCGACGGCGCCGACGGGCCCGGCGCCGACGGCTGGCTGCGGACCGGCGACCTGGCCTACCGGGACGCCGACGGCGATCTGCACCTGGTCGACCGGCGCAGCGACCTGATCCTCGTGAGCGGGTTCAACGTCTACCCGGCCGAGGTGGAGCGGGTGCTCGACCAGCACCCGGCCGTCGTGGAGAGCGCGGTCATCGGCGTCCCCGATCCGCGCACGGGCGCAGCGGTGCGCGCCGTCGTCGTCCTGACGCCGGGCAGGCAGCTGACGATCGACGAGCTGCAGGAGCACGCCGCGCAGTCGCTGGCCCGGTACAAGGTGCCGTCGTCGGTGTACTTCCTGCCCTCGTTGCCGCACTCGCTCACCGGCAAGGTCAGCCGGGCCCGGCTGCGCGAGCTGGGGCTGACCGGCGCCGACGGTGCGGCGGTCCCCGTGGCGACGGGAGGGCCGGCGGATGGCTGA
- a CDS encoding sigma-70 family RNA polymerase sigma factor yields MPHPLDAERSTGAAARPRPGPRPTPYPRPSSEALPVRAPDDAPGPVPAEPADVRDESADLPTEVVAELADADRAVTAGDVDVWELVRRAQDGNAESFGRLYDHYVTLVHRYVYHRVGDRATAEDVTSETFVRALRRIDSLSFQGRDVGAWLVTIARNIIRDQVKSSRFRLEVSTADMRDADRATDGPEDAVLQHLTNEQLLACVRQLGSEQQECIVLRFLHGLSVSETAEIMGKKEGAIKALQHRAVRRLAGLLPEGLR; encoded by the coding sequence ATGCCGCACCCGCTGGACGCCGAGCGCTCCACCGGCGCGGCCGCCCGGCCCCGACCGGGTCCGCGGCCGACGCCGTACCCCCGGCCCAGCTCCGAGGCGCTGCCCGTCCGCGCGCCGGACGACGCTCCCGGGCCGGTTCCGGCGGAGCCGGCTGACGTGCGTGACGAGTCCGCCGACCTGCCGACCGAGGTCGTCGCCGAACTCGCCGATGCCGACCGGGCGGTGACGGCCGGCGACGTCGACGTGTGGGAGCTGGTCCGGCGGGCGCAGGACGGCAACGCGGAATCGTTCGGCCGCCTCTACGACCACTACGTGACGCTGGTGCACCGCTACGTCTACCACCGGGTGGGCGACCGGGCGACGGCCGAGGACGTGACCAGCGAGACGTTCGTGCGGGCGCTGCGGCGGATCGACTCGCTGTCCTTCCAGGGCCGTGACGTCGGCGCCTGGCTGGTGACGATCGCCCGCAACATCATCCGCGACCAGGTGAAGAGCAGCCGCTTCCGGCTCGAGGTGAGCACCGCCGACATGCGGGACGCCGACCGCGCCACCGACGGGCCCGAGGACGCGGTGCTCCAGCACCTCACCAACGAGCAGCTGCTGGCCTGCGTGCGGCAGCTGGGGAGCGAGCAGCAGGAGTGCATCGTGTTGCGCTTCCTGCACGGTCTGTCGGTGTCCGAGACTGCCGAGATCATGGGCAAGAAGGAAGGCGCCATCAAGGCGCTCCAGCACCGGGCGGTCCGGCGGCTGGCGGGGCTGCTGCCCGAGGGGCTGCGGTGA
- a CDS encoding DUF5667 domain-containing protein has protein sequence MIRHDDDAAPAGPTAVRDPETAVVARLQALSTQLDGEPDPAYRARARARLVAMAAVRTPEPARHPLRDRLLAARAVDRAPSRRRGRITAGLAGAAVGVTGLAALVAVAAGAGPGDPLYDLKRGTEQTQLALAGDNRGQTLLELARTRLEELRALADDRNAALVRQTLQTMDAQTAEGAALLTGDAVRTGDPESLDALAAWTAEQSTGLGALRGEVPADAGQDYADSAALLDALTARAAGLRTALACSTGPATVGDDDLGPVPGLCLTDAPPPVAGESPAAPEPAPAVPGTTTDPGSPPAADPGSPARPSTPARGTVGAPTVPGQTGRPSEAVPPPAGGILTPLPDLPLGESTADTNSPSRPPVVAVPAPAPLSICVPPLVTFGDC, from the coding sequence GTGATCCGGCACGACGACGACGCCGCACCCGCCGGCCCCACCGCCGTCCGGGATCCCGAGACCGCGGTCGTCGCCCGCCTGCAGGCCCTCTCCACCCAGCTGGACGGCGAGCCGGACCCCGCCTACCGCGCCCGCGCCCGCGCCCGCCTGGTGGCCATGGCCGCCGTCCGCACCCCCGAACCCGCCCGGCACCCCCTACGTGACCGCCTGCTCGCCGCCCGGGCCGTCGACCGGGCGCCGTCACGCCGGCGCGGCCGGATCACCGCCGGGCTGGCCGGCGCGGCCGTCGGGGTGACCGGCCTCGCCGCCCTGGTCGCCGTGGCCGCCGGGGCGGGGCCGGGCGATCCCCTCTACGACCTCAAGCGCGGCACCGAGCAGACGCAGCTGGCGCTGGCCGGGGACAACCGCGGCCAGACCCTGCTGGAACTGGCCCGCACGCGGCTCGAGGAGCTCCGGGCGCTCGCCGACGACCGGAACGCGGCGCTCGTCCGGCAGACCCTGCAGACGATGGACGCCCAGACCGCCGAGGGAGCCGCGTTGCTGACCGGCGATGCGGTGCGCACGGGCGATCCGGAGTCCCTCGACGCGCTCGCCGCGTGGACCGCCGAGCAGTCCACCGGGCTCGGTGCGCTCCGCGGCGAGGTCCCGGCGGACGCCGGGCAGGACTACGCCGACTCCGCCGCGCTCCTCGACGCGCTCACCGCGCGGGCCGCGGGGCTGCGGACCGCCCTGGCGTGCAGCACCGGACCGGCGACCGTGGGCGACGACGACCTCGGCCCCGTCCCCGGTCTCTGCCTGACCGACGCCCCGCCGCCGGTGGCCGGGGAGTCGCCGGCTGCGCCGGAGCCGGCACCCGCCGTCCCCGGTACGACCACCGATCCCGGCTCCCCGCCGGCCGCGGACCCGGGCTCGCCGGCGCGGCCGTCGACCCCGGCCAGGGGCACGGTGGGCGCCCCGACGGTCCCCGGGCAGACCGGCCGTCCGAGCGAGGCCGTGCCGCCGCCCGCCGGCGGCATCCTCACCCCGCTGCCCGACCTGCCGCTGGGCGAGTCGACCGCCGACACGAACTCACCGAGCAGGCCGCCGGTCGTCGCCGTTCCCGCGCCCGCTCCGCTGAGCATCTGCGTGCCGCCGCTGGTGACCTTCGGCGACTGCTGA
- a CDS encoding HAD family hydrolase — MPRLSVRGRRAARGGVPDESTRAHVAGAASAAAAEVAAPPVVRPDLTAAAFFDVDNTMMMGASLFWFARGLAARKYFSSRHLARFVWQQAKFRIAGNESADDMHTIRENALAFVAGREVAEIAQAGEEIYDELMADRIWSGTRVLAQKHLDAGQRVWLVTATPIELASIIAQRLGLTGALGTVSEIVDGRYTGRLVGELMHGPAKAEAVLALAEREGLDLSRCTAYSDSANDLPMLSLTGTAVAVNPDSELRAVARARGWTIRDFRTGRKAAKVGVPTVAAAALSGGLVGGAVALRRRNKLPV, encoded by the coding sequence GTGCCACGACTGTCGGTGCGCGGCCGCCGGGCCGCGCGTGGGGGCGTCCCCGACGAGAGCACCCGCGCGCACGTCGCCGGAGCCGCATCGGCCGCGGCCGCCGAGGTCGCGGCGCCGCCGGTGGTCCGGCCGGACCTCACCGCGGCGGCCTTCTTCGACGTCGACAACACGATGATGATGGGCGCGTCGCTGTTCTGGTTCGCGCGTGGGCTGGCGGCCCGGAAGTACTTCTCCAGCCGCCACCTCGCCCGGTTCGTGTGGCAGCAGGCGAAGTTCCGCATCGCCGGCAACGAGAGCGCCGACGACATGCACACCATCCGCGAAAACGCGCTGGCCTTCGTCGCCGGGCGGGAGGTCGCGGAGATCGCGCAGGCCGGCGAGGAGATCTACGACGAGCTGATGGCCGACCGGATCTGGTCGGGCACCCGCGTCCTCGCCCAGAAGCATCTGGACGCCGGCCAGCGAGTGTGGCTGGTCACCGCGACCCCGATCGAGCTGGCGTCCATCATCGCCCAGCGGCTCGGCCTGACCGGCGCCCTCGGCACCGTCTCGGAGATCGTCGACGGCCGGTACACCGGGCGGCTGGTCGGCGAGCTCATGCACGGCCCGGCCAAGGCCGAGGCGGTGCTCGCCCTCGCCGAACGCGAAGGTCTCGACCTCTCCCGCTGCACCGCGTACAGCGACTCGGCCAACGACCTGCCGATGCTCTCGCTCACCGGGACGGCGGTGGCGGTCAACCCCGACAGCGAGCTCCGCGCCGTCGCGCGGGCCCGCGGCTGGACGATCCGCGACTTCCGCACCGGCCGGAAGGCGGCGAAGGTCGGCGTCCCGACGGTCGCCGCCGCGGCGCTGTCCGGCGGACTGGTCGGTGGCGCCGTCGCGCTGCGCCGCCGCAACAAGCTGCCGGTCTGA
- a CDS encoding lysophospholipid acyltransferase family protein, which produces MPEARVIPLRRDDDEPFVSPAPAPDWEEQLAGGLDFLERRFTGAYETDEFGFDPDLTDHLLLPVLRPFFQKWFRVETFGLDNVPADSGALVVANHSGTVPIDALMATVALHDEHPASRRLRLLGADLVFDIPVAGAMARKLGATLACNEDAERLLTEGELVGVFPEGFKGIGKPFRERYTLQRFGRGGFVSAALRTGAPIIPCAIVGAEEIYPMIGNARAAARLLGLPYFPITPTFPLLGPLGLVPLPSKWLIAFGTPIETASYGPAAAEDPMLVFNLTDQVRETIQHSLYQLLLRRTRVFGR; this is translated from the coding sequence ATGCCTGAGGCGCGGGTGATCCCGCTGCGCCGGGACGACGACGAGCCGTTCGTCTCCCCGGCGCCCGCACCGGACTGGGAGGAGCAGCTCGCCGGCGGGCTGGACTTCCTGGAGCGCCGGTTCACCGGTGCGTACGAGACCGACGAGTTCGGCTTCGACCCCGACCTCACCGACCACCTCCTGCTCCCGGTCCTGCGTCCCTTCTTCCAGAAGTGGTTCCGCGTCGAGACCTTCGGGCTGGACAACGTGCCGGCCGACAGCGGCGCCCTGGTGGTGGCCAACCACTCCGGCACCGTGCCGATCGACGCCTTGATGGCTACGGTGGCGCTGCACGACGAGCACCCCGCGTCCCGCCGTCTCCGGTTGCTCGGTGCCGACCTGGTGTTCGACATCCCCGTGGCCGGGGCCATGGCCCGCAAGCTGGGCGCCACCCTGGCCTGCAACGAGGACGCCGAGCGGCTGCTCACCGAGGGCGAGCTGGTCGGGGTCTTCCCGGAAGGGTTCAAGGGCATCGGCAAACCCTTCCGCGAGCGCTACACCCTGCAGCGCTTCGGCCGGGGTGGCTTCGTGTCGGCCGCGCTGCGCACCGGGGCGCCGATCATCCCGTGCGCCATCGTCGGTGCCGAGGAGATCTACCCGATGATCGGCAACGCCAGGGCGGCGGCCCGGCTGCTCGGGTTGCCGTACTTCCCGATCACCCCGACGTTCCCGCTGCTGGGCCCGCTGGGGCTGGTCCCGCTGCCGTCGAAGTGGTTGATCGCCTTCGGGACGCCGATCGAGACGGCCTCCTATGGACCGGCGGCCGCGGAGGACCCGATGCTGGTCTTCAACCTCACCGACCAGGTCCGGGAGACCATCCAGCACTCGCTCTACCAGCTGCTGCTGCGTCGGACCCGCGTCTTCGGGCGGTGA